A stretch of Planococcus citri chromosome 5, ihPlaCitr1.1, whole genome shotgun sequence DNA encodes these proteins:
- the LOC135848525 gene encoding phenoloxidase subunit 1-like: MSANVPDQLLDVVCLLQTAARQNVQKPQFENLQEPEPVKAPLTRPLRDQYFEAVKFASKLRKGVHMETFNPIHQKCASYLINIFYGIPLHKLKEAVEYAQTQVNISLLNYALSVALLHRDDAVEANIQLPSHLTTEPGMYFDMENVKYDMLNSKANQVMPGEVPKRFVNMTNNFTATNLDPENKVAYFREDIGLNLHRRHWYEAYSFDAADYIVKKDRRGELFYYMHQQIQARYNFERFSNGLPRVEPFEDFRGLIKEAYFPKLNQTARSNLFSSRPANSKWDNLHRDIYYIKISTMERWRDRIFDAIDLGYANAIDPHTKNEIIKKIDDETGIDELANTVEAVESLSWNYQYYGNLHNRGHLFFGYVHDPDHRFQEESGVMATTETSMRDPVFYRWHAFIDNIFQHYKRTLPPYTIEQRQFKGIEIKDVKIRSQEPKPDNDNENEVDHHHVSNVLRTYWEYDAVDITQGLLSLNVNETNERIYAVFTHLQHREFEYEIKVENTLPHDVIGTVRIFLAPHADESGSQDTFNGQRRMFMEMDKFTAKLPAKEITNIKRKSIESSVTIPFEKTFMTLSDVQQLAKNDKKPNNEWNKTLNGYCGCGWPHHLLVGKGLPGKGLECDLFVMITNYEDDRVDESPLHQKCCDKASLSYCGVRNKKYPDKKPMGFPFDRAIPNLHATINDFMTEKQEDFERQKKEDPEMEIPGRLSNMIVVPVRVKHEDGHPKYGKTLKDAGFNEEIFV; this comes from the exons ATGTCTGCCAACGTTCCAGATCAATTATTGGATGTAGTCTGCTTGTTACAAACTGCAGCTCGACAAAATGTCCAA AAgccacaatttgaaaatttgcaagaaCCGGAACCAGTCAAAGCACCACTAACCAGGCCACTCAGAGACCAGTACTTTGAGGCGGTAAAGTTTGCATCAAAGTTACGGAAAGGGGTACATATGGAAACATTCAATCCTATTCATCAGAAATGCGCCTCATATTTGATCAACATCTTCTACG GAATTCCGTTACACAAATTAAAAGAAGCTGTCGAATATGCTCAAACGCAGGTGAATATTTCATTATTGAATTATGCTCTTTCGGTAGCACTTCTCCATCGTGACGATGCCGTCGAAGCCAATATCCAACTGCCGTCTCATCTAACTACAGAGCCTGGGATGTACTTCGATATGGAAAACGTTAAATATGATATGCTCAATTCAAAAGCAAACCAAGTTATGCCTGGCGAAGTTCCAAAG agATTTGTAAACATGACTAACAATTTCACCGCCACCAATCTTGATCCTGAAAATAAAGTAGCCTACTTCAGAGAAGACATTGGATTAAATTTGCATCGTCGTCACTGGTATGAAGCTTATTCTTTCGACGCAGCAGATTACATCGTGAAAAAAGATCGGCGAGGGGAATTGTTCTATTACATGCACCAACAGATTCAAGCCAG atacaattttgaaagattcaGCAACGGTTTACCTCGAGTTGAACCGTTTGAAGATTTCAGGGGACTCATAAAAGAAGCTTATTTCCCCAAATTGAACCAAACGGCTAGATCCAACTTATTTAGTTCCAGACCAGCAAATTCCAAGTGGGAT AATCTTCATAGAGATATCTATTACATTAAGATTTCCACCATGGAGCGTTGGAGGGACAGAATTTTTGATGCTATTGATCTAGGATACGCAAATGCCATAGATccg CATACCAAAAACGAGATTATAAAGAAAATAGATGACGAAACTGGAATCGATGAATTAGCAAACACTGTTGAAGCTGTAGAAAGTTTAAGTTGGAATTATCAATACTACGGTAATTTGCACAACAGAGGGCATTTATTCTTTGGATATGTGCACGATCCGGATCACCGATTCCAG GAAGAGAGCGGTGTTATGGCCACTACTGAGACTTCTATGAGGGATCCTGTATTTTATCGTTGGCACGCATTCATcgacaatatttttcaacattataaaAGAACACTTCCACCTTACACCATTGAACAG AGACAATTTAAAGGTATCGAAATCAAAGACGTAAAAATTCGATCCCAAGAACCCAAGCCAGACAATGACAATGAAAATGAAGTGGATCATCATCATGTGAGCAATGTCCTCAGAACATACTGGGAATACGATGCAGTTGATATTACTCAAGGTTTGCTCAGCCTAAATGTGAATGAAACAAATGAACGTATTTACGCAGTTTTCACCCATTTACAACATAGAGAATTTGAATACGAAATCAAA GTTGAAAACACCCTCCCCCACGATGTGATTGGAACTGTGAGAATTTTCTTGGCTCCGCATGCCGATGAAAGTGGATCTCAAGATACTTTCAATGGTCAACGAAGAATGTTCATGGAAATGGACAAGTTTACAGCCAAAT TGCCTGCAAAAGAAATTACCAATATCAAGCGTAAATCCATCGAATCGTCGGTGACAATTCCATTCGAAAAGACTTTCATGACTTTATCTGATGTCCAACAACTGgcgaaaaatgataagaaaccCAACAATGAATGGAATAAAACGCTGAACGGGTACTGCGGTTGCGGTTGGCCGCATCATTTGTTGGTTGGAAAGGGACTTCCTGGGAAAGGACTCGAGTGTGATTTGTTCGTAATGATAACGAATTACGAAGACGATCGA GTTGATGAAAGCCCACTACATCAGAAATGTTGCGACAAGGCATCCCTCAGCTATTGTGGAGTACGTAACAAGAAGTACCCAGACAAGAAACCCATGGGATTCCCATTCGATCGTGCTATCCCCAATTTACAcgccaccataaacgatttcATGACTGAAAAACAAGAAGATTTTGAAAGACAGAAAAAGGAAGATCCTGAAATGGAAATTCCTGGTAGATTATCTAACATGATAGTTGTTCCAGTTCGAGTTAAACATGAAGATGGCCATCCTAAATATGGCAAGACCTTGAAGGATGCCGGATTTAACGAAGAAATTTTCGTGtaa